The nucleotide sequence ACCGATCAGAGCCAACGTAGTCAAAAAGTGGGCATAGCGATCGCGCTGAACAATTTGGGTGGATGCGGGTGCCATCTTTAGATTAAGTTTTTCGCCCACCCGGGCCTCGATATCAGGATTGAGATGCGAGAAAGTTCCAACTGCTCCGGATAATTTTCCGACGGCGATCATTTCGATGGCTTGATCAAGCCGAGCCAAATGACGGCCCAGCTCATCGTACCAAACGGCCAGTTTCAAACCGAAAGTGGTCGGTTCCGCATGAACGCCATGGGAGCGACCGATGCAATAGCTGTACCGATGCTCCAGCGCGCGACGTTTGATAACCTCTCGAAGCTGAATAAGATCGTTGCGGATGATCTCTCCAGCCTCTTTCAGGAGCAGGGCATTGGCCGTATCTAATAAGTCCGATGAAGTCATCCCCAAATGGACGTAACGAGACGCCTCGCCGACATATTCCGCCACATTGGTCAAAAACGCAATAACGTCATGCTTTACTTCTCGCTCAATTTCTAAAATACGTTGCGTATTAAACTGTGCTTTGCCACGGATTTGTTCCATTGCCTCAGCCGGGATAGCCCCCAATTCGGCCTGGACCTCACACACGCAGAGCTCCACCTTTAGCCAGGTGCGAAATTTATTTTCTTCGGTCCAGATCGCCCCCATGGCCGGCAGCGTATATCGCTGAATCACTGCGCCTCCTCATCGGATTTCTTCCAATTTCAATGATAGGGAAATATTCCTTCCTTGGCGAATCACTCGCATCTCCAATACATCGCCACCTTTCACATCTGAGTTGTCGATCACCGCCCAGACATCTTCTTTGCTATGGATCTCTTGCTCATTGATGGCGACGATCACATCTCCGATTTTAAAACCTGCACGACTGGCTGGGCTGTTTTTTTCCACACCCGAGACAATCACGCCATCGGTTGAGCGCAAACCTAAATATCGGGCTAAAGAAAAAGTGATGTCCTCAATTTCGAGGCCGGTTCGGAATCTACGATTGACTCTGCCAAATTGCCGTAACTCCTGAATGATCCGTTTAGCCCGATTTATCGGAATGGCAAAACCGAGACCAATGGAGGTTCCAGTCCGCTCACTCCCCGAAAAAATAAAGGTGTTGATCCCGATGACTTCGCCCACACTATTGACCAACGGTCCGCCGCTATTCCCACTATTGATCGCCGCATCGGTCTGAATCATGTCCTTATAGACCCGATTATCGCTTTGTTTGCCGAAATCCCGATCGGTTGCGCTGATAATCCCCTGGGTCACCGATGGCTGACCCATATCGAATAGACCAAATGGATTCCCAAAGGCAATTGCCCATTCGCCGATGATCAGATCATCAGAATTTCCTAAGATGACGTATGGCAACGGTTCGGTAGAATCGATCTTGAGCAACGCAATATCGGAAATATAATCCGATGCCACAACGTTTGCCTGGAATTTTTTGCCATTGGGCAGCGTGACGACGATCTCTGCCGCCTGGTTGACCACATGCTCGTTGGTCACGATATATCCCTCTGGGGAAATGATAAATCCAGAACCCAACCCTTTGACGATCTGCTGTCGGGTCTCTGGGAAAAAATGTCGGAAGAACGGATCATCGAACAACCAATCTCGGGAACGATACTCCCGAATCTGCAGCACATTGATCCCAACCACAGCAGGACTGACCAATCGGACCGCCTCTGTAATTGCATTGCGCCGAGAATTTTCAAACGGCGCTGGCGTGGGAGCCGATCCTTGCATAGGGTTCTGATTCGTTGCCACATAACTAGCTGGCATCGCATTGGTGTGAAAGATCGGTGATTGCTGTCGTGGTTTTATCTTCGGTGCCACCATAAATCCGATCAAGCAGCCAATGACCAGAACTATCATGTGAGACCAAATCTTCTTCATTTTTTTATCTCTGAAAGATTTCGTTGCGATATTTTTTGTGCAGATTGGTTAAAGTTTGATCATCTGATCTAACAGCTATTTCGTTACAAAAAATGGCAAGCTATCTGAGACCCTCCATGAATGTTATTCTGTTCAGCCTTATTAACAAAAACATTTTTCAATGTAACCTGCGGCTTACAGAGCATTCCAAATTGGATTTGGTACAGAGCTATTTGAATTGATGAATTCGCTTCCTCAAAAATCAAAAGAGAATTCGCACAGATTAAGCTGCGATGCTATGTGCAAGATGCCATACAGGTTCGTCCGATTCATAACCCAAATAAGCACCGCGCAGTTGAAAACTCTCAATGTTTGCTAAAAGTACACCTATTCAAATTCAAGCTATCGGGCTTTTACTTTTTCCCAGTCAGCTAAAAACCGTTCGATCCCTAAATCTGTCAATGGATGCTTCACCAATTGTTCGATGACTTTGAACGGGATCGTGGCAATATGGGCACCCGCCAAGGCTGCCTCAACCACGTGCAGCGGATTTCGAATGCTTGCTACGATGATTTCAGTTTTGAATTGATAGTTGCGAAAGATGGTCACGATGTCACGCACTAAATCCATGCCCCAATCACTGATGTCGTCAATACGGCCAACGAATGGGCTGACGTAGCTGGCACCAGCCTTTGCTGCAAGCAATGCTTGTGACGCGCTGAAGATCAAGGTGACGTTCACGCGGATGCCTTCCGACTCAAGTTGTTTGATGGCGCGCAATCCGTCCTTGGTGATTGGTATTTTTACGACGATATTGGGGTGGATTTTCGCCAGCTCGCGTCCCTCTCGGATCATGCCATCTGCATCGAGACTGACGACTTCGGCGCTGACGGGACCATTTACCAATTGACAGATAGCACGCAAAATATCTTCAAATTTCCCTGGTACTTTTGAAACCAAAGAGGGATTAGTCGTTACACCATCCAATACGCCCAGTGCCGCAGCTTGCCGGATCTCATTGATATCAGCCGTATCAATAAAAAATTTCATCGCAAACAACCTCCAGTTCAGATTCCAGATCAATAGTAAATTTTCTCAAGGCAAAGTCCTTTTGCTGGGACTGTTGGCCCAGCTTGGCTTCGGTCGCGGGATTCCAGAATGACGGGGATCTGTTCAATCGCAGTAAATCCTCTGCCGACATTGATCAGCGTGCCCAGAATAATTCTCACCATGTGATGCAGAAAGCGATTGGCAACGATTGTTAAAATTATTAGATCGTCTTTTTGTTCCAATTTGATGAGCTCAACAAAACAGCGATAATGTTCTAATGGCTGATCCACGTGACAAAAGGCCCGAAAATCGTGCTCCCCAAGCAAATATTGGGCGGCCAGATTCATTCGTGGCAGATCCAATTTGGATTTGTAGCACCAAACATACCATCGATCGATGGCTCTCTCTCGGGTCGTGATGGTATAACTATAGGCGCGTTTGATCGCATCGAAGCGGGCATGAAAATTTTCTGGGGCCTCTTCCGAAGCGATAATTCTTACATCCCTCGGCAGGTTGCCATTCAATGCAGCCGTTATGATATTTACTGGCATAGAATTGGAAATGAGGAAATTGGCCACTTGCCCACGGGCGTGAACACCTGCATCGGTACGGCCAGCGCCATGAACCGTGATTTCTTGGTTGAAAATAACCTTAAGCGCTCGCTGAATTTCTCCTTGAACCGTCCTCAGTCCCGGTTGGTATTGCCAGCCATGAAAACGGGTTCCATCATATTCGAGCAATAGCTTTATGTTTCTCATACCACTCATATCATCAATCATCAGACATTTTTGCTGCCCCATCGAAAATCGATTTGTGGTCATTTTAATTTGAATTGCCCAGAAAATCTCATCTCCGAGAAAAAACAAGCCGCGATTGAGTGATGCTGTGATGACCATGATGCAGCAATTTTGGGGAACCAATGAATAATCGACTGCCAGTCTCGAATTCATGTGTTTGGTTCAAGCTATTGCGTCGGTGTTGCGTGGTCATGATTCAAAATTTTACTAGGATGAGAATTGCCATAAAAATAGCATTGATCCCCAAAACAAAATAATCAACATAATGAAACGATAGTTCCTTGAATGTGGAGCGGCCTTTTCCTCCAACATAGCATCGCGCATCCATTGCTAAGGCTAATTCGTCGGCGCGCCGGAAAACCGAGACAAACAAGGGCAAAATGATGGGAAAAACGCTCTTGATGCGCTGGATCAGATTTCCATCGAACCTTGCGCCACGAGACATTTGGGCCTTTTGTAGCTTGTCCGCTTCTGCTAATAATGTTGGGATGAAGCGCAACGAAAGGGTCATCATCAGGGTCAACTCATGGGTTGAAATTCCGAAACGTTGAAGTGGCTTCAAAAACCGACCCAGCGCATCGGTGATCTCCATTGGCGAAGTGGTTAACGTCAATAGTGCAGCGAATAAGATCAGAATCGACAGACGAAGCGAATAGATCAGACCGTTTTTTAAGCCCACATCGGTAATATTCATTTTAATTAACGGCAAGGTGAGCAATAGCTGACCTGAACGGGTCAGAAGAACCTGGAAAAACAAGGTCAAAATAAGCAGCCAGAAAAAAGGGCGGAGGTTGCTAAAGACAAGGTATGGGGGGATTTTCGATAGAGCGATAATGATGACCAATAGCATAAGAGCCAACGCTAATTTTATCAAGCTCAATGTCACCATAAAAGTGGTCATCATGGTCAATATAAAGAGCAATTTCGTCCGCGGGTCGAGTCGATGCACGAAAGATTCTGATGGATAATAGAGTCCCAGAGTAATATCTTTTAAAATGGCCATTCAAACTCTCGTTTGAACAATCGCGGTGAAGACCCATTATCCGATTTCGACCGAGAAAAGGATGCCTCACCGAAGACAAGCATAATCATTTGTTATGTTGATTCATTGGTTAGAGGCAATATAATAAATTTTATTTAAAAAATCAAGTGGCTGGTCTTGGCGAGGAAAATTTCTCTTGACTTTTTGATGATTTTATTTTAAGTTGTATGGCAATTTAGCCAATTATATTAACGGCAATTCAACACTTACTTTCGCCTCACAAACAACCTGAAAATCTGAACCAACCTCGGGAGGAAACTTTATGGCAGAAGCGAAGGCCTCATCGGGAGTGTCCTACAAGCCTTATGTGCCGGCAGATCAGAGTCTCAAGGAATTCACGCTGAAAGCATTGCTAATTGGACTGGTCATGTGTGTGGTGTTGGGAGCTGCCAACGCATACCTTGGGCTGAAAGCGGGGATGACGATCGCAGCAACCTATCCAGCAGCCGTCATCGGGATGGCGGTTCTCCGACTCTTCAAGGGGAATATCCTTGAGGAAAATATGGCACGAACCGTTGGCTCGATTGGGGAATCGGTTGCTGCTGGCGCCATTTTTACGCTGCCAGCTTTTTTTATTGCCAAAATCTGGTATCCCAGCTTTTTTACAGCAAAAAATTACATTCTATCCGCAGTCATTATGTTGGTCGGCGGAATTCTGGGCATTATGTTTGTCGCCCTATTGCGGCGAGTAATGGTGGAGGACACAGAGCTGCCGTTCCCCGAATCTGTTGCTGCGGCGGAAATTCATAAAGCGGGTCGCGCCGGTGGGACGGGCGCCAAATTTTTGTTCAGCGCCATGGGCATCGGAGCCGTAATCCAGGCCATGATCCAATTTAACATCTTCAAGAGCACCTGGGAACATTTTGTTGGCTTCGCCAAGAAGGTCATCGATCTCAGGTCTACTGGACAAGCGGTGGGACAAAGCGGCATCCTGTTAAGCTCGCCAGGTATCAGTCCCGCCTATATCGGCGTTGGCTATATCATTGGTCCTAAACTTGCGTCCCTTAACTTTAGCGGCGGACTGTTGGCGTGGGGTTTATTTGTACCGATTTTAACCTATTTCATTGGTCCCACATTGGTTCCCTCAGGAGAGGCGGAAACCGCAACGTGGATTGGAATGGCCACGAATGTGTGGCGGTTCATTGTGCGACCGGTCGCCATCGGTGGGATGCTAATGAGCGCGGCCTATACCTTGTTCCGAATGCGAAATAGCTTGGCGGTTGGATTAAAACGCTCGATCGGCGATGTGAAAAAGGCCGCCACTGGAGAACATGTCATCATTCGGACCGAAAAAGATTTGAGCTTTCCACAGGTGCTGCTCGGCATTCTGCTAACTGCTATTGCCACATTCTTCATTTATCTTTATTTCGCCAAAGACCCAGTTGCCGCGCTGGTGGCAATGATCGTGATGATCCTGGCTGGGTTCTTTTTTGCCGCAGTGTCTGGCTATCTGGTTGGCATCATCGGTTCCAGCAATAACCCAATCAGCGGGTTGACCATTTCCACCTTGCTCATTGCTGCGATTTTGATGGTGGTTTTAGGGATGAAAGAGGACACTGGTGTCGCGGCAGTATTGGGCGTAGCGGCTGTGGTATGTGTGGCTGCGGCTGTGGCCGGTGAAATGTTGCAAGATCTAAAGGTCGGTCATATCCTCGGTGGAACGCCATGGAAAATGCAGGTTGGCGATCTCATCGGTGTGACCTTGGCCGCGGCTGTGATGTTTCTGCCGATCATCGTGCTTCACGAGGGCGACATCAAGACCGGTGGCACTGGTCTGGGCGGCGCCAAATATCCTGCCCCTCAAGCCAGCCTGATGGCATTGCTATCGCAGGGGATTGTGAAGGGCGATATGGCCTGGCCGCTGATTATTGTTGGGATGCTGATGGGCTTCGGATTGATCCTGATGCAGGTTCGCAGCCCGATGCTGGTGAGCGTTGGGATGTATTTGCCATTAGAAACGACCTTTGCCATTTTCATCGGCGGATTAATTAAGGGGATCGTCGAGAAAGTTAGCGCAGCGCGAAACCACAATGCGGCGCAAAAGGCTCGCGTCGAGAACAATGGTGTGCTACTGGCTGCTGGGCTGATCGCTGGTGAGGCGCTCATTGGGCTGCTTTTTGCCTTACTCGCTGTGCTCGAAATCAAATATGGCTCGATTTTGCCAACGATATTCCCGTTCCTCCCATTGCCGTTTTGGGTGAGTTTATTATTATTGGTCTTTATCGGCTGGCTGCTGGTCCAAATCCCCATCAAAAACGCTGGCAAAGCAGATGAACCAGCGCCACCCAGCGCAGTGATGTAAAGTTATTATTTTGGGGGGACTCTTTTAAAGAGTCTCCCCGTATTTTATCACTTGCTTTTGCAGGTTCAAAATGATCAAAAGGATCAGAATTGAGGGATATACATCGTTTCGTGCACTCGATCTGGAGCTAAAGCCGCTCGCTGTCATTTTTGGACCCAATGCCTCAGGGAAAAGCAACATTTTAGATGCAATTTTTTTGATCTCTCGCCTTGCCACACAAAAAAATATCAATGAGGCATTCATCGGCCATCGCGGCTTTCTGTTAGAGAGCTTTCTAGATAGTGTGGAGAAATAGAAATATGGATCAATCTTTAAAATGAGAAACCTGTACACAATTTTTAATTTAAGGTTCGAAAGAGAACCGTCCTCAAAAAAATCTTTGCCCAAGAAACAGACATAAAAACGTTGAATTTGGGAGTTATTTTTTTAATCTAGAGTGCATATTGATGAAATTTCATACCGCATTTTTCTATTTTGAAGCTTATCTTTCAATATATTGCCAGAACAAAAGTGAAAGCGAACCTTTTCGATCAGATTCCCGAACCTACCATCCAATTCGAAGAATTGGAGGACGGCACTATTATTTTGATTCAGCCGAAGTTTACTAATAAATGGCTGATGAGATATATTCTCCCTCGTCTCAGCAAGCCAAATTTTCGAATTAAGCTCGACAGTTTCGGGAGCTTCGTTTGGAAACTGATAAATGGTCAAAATACCGTAGAGCAAATTGCCAATCTATTTCAGGCACGGTTCAAGGGAGAAATTGCCTCGGTTCATGAGAGGGTAGCTTTGTTCGTTCAAATGTTAGCTCGTCATGGTTTTATCCGTTATAAAAATGATGCGAACGGATCAGCAAACTAAATCTTGCACTTGGAATTTCTCTTCGAAGTCGAATAATTCGTCGTTTCTTTTGCAGCACCGAATACAGCGGCGAGTTTGATCACTGAGCGGAATGTAATAAAAAAAACCAATATCGTAACGAATATTTTGAATCAAGCATGTGGGTGAAGACTGGGTTTCCAATTCATGAACATTTTCTTTACTAAAGCTTTTTTGATTTATTTGGGGGCGCTGGTTTCGGTTATTCTGAGTATTGGTGGCGGTTCAGCTCAATCATTGGAAAGAGTCGATCGGGATTCAGCGGCTTCTTATTACGTCAAGATCGAAGGGGAGATCAATCTCGGTGTACCGAATTATTTATCCAGGGTCATCCAACAAGCCAATCGAGAACGAGCCGGGGCGGTCATTTTGGAGATCAATACGCCAGGTGGGCGAGTCGATGCAGCGCTGGAGATTCGGGATGCGATTTTTGGAGCCGAAGTGCCAGTGGTTGCGTTCATCAATCACGAGGCGGCTTCGGCTGGGGCACTGATCTCGCTGTCTTGTGACAGTATCTATATGTCTCCTGGCAGCTCGATTGGCGCCGTCACTCCAGTCGATATGCAAGGCCAGAAAGCATCAGAAAAAATGGTCTCTTATCTTCGTTCCGTTATGCGGTCGATTGCGCAGCGGAATCATCGCCCAGTGGATCTTGCTGAAGCAATGGTGGATGAGGATGTGTCCATCCCAGGCGTGATTGAAAAAGGGAAACTGCTGACCTTGACGGCCGAGGAAGCAGTGAGACTGAGAATGGCTGATGCTGTCTTGGAGGATCTTGATGGGGTTCTTGAGCGTCTCCAGCTAAGCACGGAACGAATGATCCGCACCCGAATTACCTGGTCTGAAAAACTGGTGTACTGGCTCACTAATCCCATTATCAGCTCGCTATTATTGACCCTTGGGATTTTGGGGTTGATCTTTGAGGTCCGAACCCCAGGCTGGGGAATCGGCGGAACGCTATCGCTTTTGGCGCTGGCGCTCTTTTTCGGAAGCCATTATTTGGTCAATTTGGCTCAATGGACTGAAATCCTGATTTTCTTGGCTGGACTGGTATTGATCCTTCTGGAGATATTTGTCATCCCTGGATTTGGATTGCCAGGAATTTTGGGGATCGCGCTCATTTTGGCCAGCTTCGTGCTCAGCCTTCTTCCTAAATTGGAAGGTATTGGCTTCGAAGAGATCCTGAACTCTATTACGAAAGTGGGGATCTCGTTCATCGCTGCTTTTATTCTGATCATCCCGATCATTCAATTGGTCCCTAAATCGCGGGCGTTTCAAAAATTGATCCTCGATACCAGTGAAAAAAGCGCTGAAGGTTATCGTTCATCTCCAGCATATTACGAACAGTTTTTAGGCGCTGAGGGTACTGCAGTTTCGCCGTTGCGACCTGTTGGCATCGGATTATTTAATGGACAGCGCTTGAATGTTGTGGCTGAAGGCGATTTCATTGAGCCCAATCAGAAGATCAAGATCATTAAGGTAGAGGGAAATCGGGTGATCGTCAGGAAGATCTCCTGATCCCTACGCTGTAGCTCTATGATTCGTACAAATTTTTCAAACTCGATCATTTGGACATTCTGAGGGCAGCGCACGCGGGAATCGAGTCAAGAATTAGATAAATGAGCTTCCAAGGTTAATCAATTGATGGGCCGGCTGAGATACTAAAATTTTTGAATGGTTCATATGATCCGAGCGGTGCGATCCATGTTTGCATTCCAATTTTTTCCATTAAATTTTAGTAAAACTTGTTCAGATTATTAAGATTCATGAGCAAGTACAAGATCATTTCGAGCGAAGCGAGAAATCCTTTTATCAAACCGAGTAATCTGGAAATATATAGATTCCTCACACCGATTCGCTTCGTTCGGAACGATATGGCTTGTTTCATCTGACTCAATAGTATTGATTAGGCGATGGAATATGGCAGTAGAACTTCTCGTTGGTAGTTTGATCATCATTGGATTTTTGCTGATTCTGATCGAAATCTTTCTCGTGCCAGGCTTCAATATTTTTGGCGTGTTTGGATTTGTGATGGTCGTCTTGGGGATCATTTTTGCATATAGCAAACTAAGCTTGGCTGTGGCGAATCTGGTGCTGTTGGGTTCATTGATCGCTGCGGGGGTTTTGGTCCGAGTCATCGTCAAGTCGAAAAGTTGGCGTCGTATTGTTTTAGATGTGCAACAAGATAAGGCCCAAGGCTTTCATGCTTCGCCAGAAAATCTGCTCCAATTGGTCGGCAAAACTGGGATCGCCTATACGCCGCTCCGGCCTGCCGGCATTGCTTTGATCGATGAGCAGAAAATCGATGTAATGACTGAGGGGAGCTTTGTGGAACGCAACAGGCCGATCGAGGTGATCATGGTTGAGGGAAACCGGGTCCTCGTACGAGAAATCTCTTAAGATCTCGATGGAATTTATTTGATGTGTGCTTAGAGGAGCTTTTCCGAGTGGAAGGGAGATTTTCTTTTCAAAACTAATTTCCAACTCGTTTGAAACCGCAATTTGTCTAAAACCGTTCTCGTTAAAAGGGCTGCTTGCACGATTGATTCGGCGGAATCATTCAAGCGTGCTCTTTTCCAACTCGAGTCCGTTATGGTTTCTTTTTTTGCTTTAGCAAAAAGCAATTGATACCAAATAAGATGGTCCAAGATTGACGTGGTTTCATGTCGTTCAATCGAGAAATAAAAAAAGTTTCATCCCCAAAAAGTGCTTCATCATTATTGATCATCATTTGGAGGTAAGGTCATGAGTCCCACTGCATTGATTGTGTTGATTGTTATTGCAATCGTAATTTTCTTGTCGCTATTTTCATATTTTATTCCTGTCGGCCTTTGGATCACAGCGTATTTCTCGGGTGTGAAGGTTCGTATTTTGCGAGATCTAGTCGGGATGCGGCTGAGGAAGGTGAACCCGCATCTAATTATCCGGCCGTTGATCAGCGCTACTAAGGCAGGGATTCCTGTGGATATCAATAAATTGGAGGCGCATTATTTGGCTGGCGGTAATGTGGAGCGGGTGGTCAATGCGCTAATTTCGGCGGATAAAGCGAATATCAATCTTTCGTTTGAAAGGGCGACGGCTATCGATCTGGCAGGCAGAGATGTCCTGGAGGCGGTGAAGCTTAGCGTGAATCCCAAGGTGATCGAGACCCCGTTGGTGGCAGCCGTGGCGAAAGATGGAATTCAAGTGAAGGCTACCAGCCGCGTAACGGTTCGCGCCAATATCGACCGACTTGTTGGTGGCGCTGGTGAGGAAACCATTGTGGCCCGAGTTGGGGAAGGGATCGTGACGACCATCGGGTCAGCCGAGTCCCATAAGCAAGTGCTTGAAAACCCGGATTTGATCTCCAAAACCGTGCTGAAAAAAGGGCTCGATGCCGGAACCGCTTTTGAAATTCTGTCCATCGATATCGCGGATGTAGATGTGGGGGATAATATCGGAGCGAAATTGCAGACCGATCAGGCTGAAGCAGATAAGCGGATTGCACAAGCGAAAGCAGAGGAACGGCGCGCCATGGCCGTGGCTCGAGAGCAGGAGATGAAAGCGCTGACACAGGAAATGCAAGCGCGTGTGGTCGAGGCCGAAGCTGAATTACCCAAAGCGATGGCCCAGGCGTTCCGCGAGGGCAAACTCGGTATCATGGATTATCTCAATCTAAAGAACATTCAAGCTGATACCAGAATGCGCGAAACCATTGCTGGCTCGGGCTCACCCAAAAAGGCTGAATAATCATTTGTTCGACGAATCTTTTGCTGGTTCTAATGATGCCTGTATTGTTGAAAGTGAGATCATGAATAGGCGATATAGCTATTATTGAATGCCCGGAGGAGAACTATTGCATTTGCAGCAAAAATGTCATTCCGAACAAGGTGAGGAAGCTGGTGACATTCAAATTATTTCATATAAAGATTTCTCCCTGCGATCGAAACGAGAGAGAGGCGAATTTTCGTTCAAACACTATTTGAACCCAGGTGCAAATTGATTGGGAAGTGGAGCTGATTGTCTATCATAGATCAAGTTGGTCAAATGGTTTGCACGGCTTTTCGATGGTCGAGCAATGAAACCCATTCATAACCGGCGATTGTTATGCATTCCAGGTGGCATCAATAATCAGCATGATCACTTTTGAGTTGCACGAACCTGTATCGATAGTGCAATCCTACTCCCATATAGCTGTGCGACTATTAATTGATGCGGTCCAACAAACTTATTAATTGCGGGCGATGATGCCGAGGAAACGACGCGTTGGTCAACCGCTCCGCTTTAATCTGAAGGATTGATGGTCGGAAGTTATTACTCAATAGAAAGATCCAAGGTAGACTATGAACGACGTGATTACTATATTGATCATTTTAGCTGCCCTGATTTCATTTTTGAATAAAATCTTTGGTCAAAGGAAAAAAGCAGGGACGGAGCAGCGGCTCCCAAATGGCGAATCGCCACTCCCGTCCTGGTTTCCGCCATGGCTGGAGTCGGATACCGAGGAATTCCCGAAGTCAATACCTAAACGAAAGAAATCAGAACAAGCGCCATCGCAGCAGACAGAAAAGCGAAAAGCCGAGCCGCTGGTTGAACCAGTCGCACCTCTGCGGCAGCCGCAACCTTATGCTGAACCAAGTCCAGCTATGGAAGCCATCAGAAGCGAGAATCCTTTATTGCGATCTGTTAAAATGGCGCTGGAGTCGAACAATGAACTGAAACGAGCGATTTTATTTGCAGAAATACTAGGTCCGTG is from candidate division KSB1 bacterium and encodes:
- the floA gene encoding flotillin-like protein FloA (flotillin-like protein involved in membrane lipid rafts); amino-acid sequence: MSPTALIVLIVIAIVIFLSLFSYFIPVGLWITAYFSGVKVRILRDLVGMRLRKVNPHLIIRPLISATKAGIPVDINKLEAHYLAGGNVERVVNALISADKANINLSFERATAIDLAGRDVLEAVKLSVNPKVIETPLVAAVAKDGIQVKATSRVTVRANIDRLVGGAGEETIVARVGEGIVTTIGSAESHKQVLENPDLISKTVLKKGLDAGTAFEILSIDIADVDVGDNIGAKLQTDQAEADKRIAQAKAEERRAMAVAREQEMKALTQEMQARVVEAEAELPKAMAQAFREGKLGIMDYLNLKNIQADTRMRETIAGSGSPKKAE
- a CDS encoding ATP-dependent Clp protease proteolytic subunit, which translates into the protein MNIFFTKAFLIYLGALVSVILSIGGGSAQSLERVDRDSAASYYVKIEGEINLGVPNYLSRVIQQANRERAGAVILEINTPGGRVDAALEIRDAIFGAEVPVVAFINHEAASAGALISLSCDSIYMSPGSSIGAVTPVDMQGQKASEKMVSYLRSVMRSIAQRNHRPVDLAEAMVDEDVSIPGVIEKGKLLTLTAEEAVRLRMADAVLEDLDGVLERLQLSTERMIRTRITWSEKLVYWLTNPIISSLLLTLGILGLIFEVRTPGWGIGGTLSLLALALFFGSHYLVNLAQWTEILIFLAGLVLILLEIFVIPGFGLPGILGIALILASFVLSLLPKLEGIGFEEILNSITKVGISFIAAFILIIPIIQLVPKSRAFQKLILDTSEKSAEGYRSSPAYYEQFLGAEGTAVSPLRPVGIGLFNGQRLNVVAEGDFIEPNQKIKIIKVEGNRVIVRKIS